A portion of the Paenibacillus marchantiae genome contains these proteins:
- the trmB gene encoding tRNA (guanosine(46)-N7)-methyltransferase TrmB, which translates to MRLRGRKGIRENLEQQVDLVVLDPKQYKGKWSELFGNDHPIFVEFGMGKGQFISQMSYKYPEFNFIGIDMYDELVRRASEKARKAWSQAEVETPPNLKLALANIEQIEEVFEQEELERIYLNFSDPWPKAKHARRRLTHPRFLKKYTELLNTKGQIHFKTDSETLFDFSLNAIADFGLQMTNLSLNLHRDGLNEEHVMTEYEQKFMGKGMNIHRVEVIVGEEALREYQQIRLDKYKVREAADESGEDQE; encoded by the coding sequence ATGCGTTTACGTGGCAGAAAAGGGATTCGTGAAAATTTGGAGCAACAAGTTGACCTCGTTGTTCTTGATCCCAAACAGTACAAAGGAAAATGGTCTGAACTGTTTGGCAATGACCATCCAATCTTTGTGGAATTTGGCATGGGTAAAGGTCAATTTATCAGCCAAATGAGTTATAAATATCCGGAATTCAATTTTATCGGTATTGATATGTATGATGAATTGGTGCGTCGTGCCAGCGAGAAGGCTCGGAAAGCATGGAGTCAGGCAGAAGTGGAGACACCACCCAACCTGAAGCTGGCGCTGGCTAATATCGAACAGATTGAGGAAGTATTTGAACAGGAAGAACTGGAACGGATTTATCTGAACTTCAGCGATCCTTGGCCGAAAGCCAAGCATGCACGTCGTCGTTTGACACATCCACGTTTCCTGAAGAAATATACGGAACTGCTTAACACCAAAGGACAGATTCATTTCAAAACAGATTCGGAGACATTGTTTGATTTCTCTCTCAATGCAATTGCCGACTTTGGTCTGCAAATGACCAATTTGTCTCTGAACCTGCACCGTGATGGATTGAATGAAGAGCATGTCATGACAGAGTATGAGCAGAAATTCATGGGCAAAGGCATGAACATTCACCGGGTTGAAGTCATCGTTGGTGAAGAGGCCTTGCGCGAGTATCAACAAATCCGCTTGGACAAGTATAAAGTTCGGGAAGCTGCGGACGAGTCTGGCGAAGATCAAGAGTAA
- a CDS encoding ABC transporter permease: MLKELNKNKIMFLMLLPTLIFFLINSYFPMVGIYYAFTRYDFEGGLFGSPFVGLENFKFLWQSGMLLKLTTNTVGYNLAFIILGNGLAIFCAILLNEIRGKVFKKITQSVMFLPYFISFVLLSVIAYNMFNYESGFVNTVLKRFEAGPVDIYNTPWIWVFLIIIFYLWKNLGYSMVIYLAAITGISDEYYEAARIDGANIFQRIWYITVPMLKPTFVILLLFSLGSIMKGQFDLFYQLIGNNGVLYNATDIIDTYVYRSLKVTFDIGMATAAGLYQSLFGFILIMTVNYIIRKVNEDYALF; the protein is encoded by the coding sequence ATGCTCAAAGAATTGAACAAAAACAAAATCATGTTTCTCATGCTGCTGCCTACACTGATCTTTTTTCTGATTAACTCGTATTTTCCGATGGTCGGCATCTATTATGCGTTTACCCGCTATGATTTTGAAGGTGGATTGTTCGGCAGCCCATTTGTGGGCCTGGAGAACTTCAAGTTTCTGTGGCAATCCGGAATGCTGCTGAAGCTGACAACCAACACGGTGGGGTACAATCTGGCCTTCATTATATTAGGAAACGGGCTAGCGATCTTCTGTGCGATTTTGCTCAATGAAATTCGGGGAAAAGTGTTTAAGAAAATTACGCAGTCGGTCATGTTTTTACCGTATTTCATTTCGTTTGTACTATTAAGTGTAATCGCTTACAACATGTTCAACTATGAATCCGGTTTTGTTAACACGGTACTCAAACGTTTTGAGGCGGGGCCAGTTGATATTTACAATACACCCTGGATCTGGGTGTTCCTGATCATCATTTTTTATCTGTGGAAAAATCTCGGGTACAGCATGGTCATCTACCTTGCAGCTATTACAGGGATCAGCGATGAGTATTACGAGGCCGCCCGGATTGACGGGGCCAATATCTTTCAGCGCATTTGGTACATCACCGTACCGATGCTAAAACCGACCTTTGTCATCCTGTTGTTATTCTCGCTCGGGAGCATTATGAAGGGACAGTTTGATCTCTTTTACCAACTCATTGGAAATAACGGTGTCTTATATAACGCTACAGATATCATCGATACGTATGTGTATCGTTCCCTGAAAGTGACGTTTGATATCGGAATGGCTACTGCGGCTGGTCTGTATCAATCGCTGTTCGGTTTTATCCTGATCATGACCGTCAACTATATCATCCGTAAAGTGAATGAGGACTACGCCTTGTTCTAA
- a CDS encoding ABC transporter substrate-binding protein translates to MRMRNKTIRHLSMVLALMLFAGVLAACNNGSGGSAQGSEQGGSSENKGEKVTLQFYMLGDAPKDLPVIESEINKLAEADLNVNVKFNYTSWTDWDQKYKLLLSSGQPIDLIFTADWTFYQSYAKKGAFLPLDELLPKAAPTLKAYVPDDMWNAVKVNEKIYTVPSTWTEYVTEGIAYREDLREKYNLSKPESLETLEAYLEGIKANEPNMIPIADSNANHTHGIRQLTSKLVNTAGQLPYGLDIMYDTPSNITSYWGSAQHLEDLKTYKRWMDKGFFPKNVLNVKDTSNSLLQNGKSAVVLSGENPNKFNADVIKVQSTHPDWKLGYFPYPNAKGFAQPVHPIHNGFAIPRSSKNPEKALAFYEKLVTDKRYNWLTEYGVEGKNFEVQDGYYKMVGDAQTNGFPREGMNGWAWRNPEFMLYDKSFDDVLAIFKELDKMKKPDIFTGFAEDWTPYQAEKAALEQVEKQYLYPLNVGLVEDVEAGLNTFMEKAKQAGLEKIQTEYTKQWQDYLKSAGIQ, encoded by the coding sequence ATGCGTATGCGTAACAAAACAATTCGGCACCTGTCTATGGTACTTGCCCTGATGTTGTTTGCCGGGGTGCTTGCCGCATGTAATAACGGTTCGGGGGGATCTGCGCAAGGAAGTGAGCAGGGAGGTTCTTCTGAGAACAAAGGGGAGAAGGTAACACTGCAATTCTACATGCTTGGTGATGCCCCCAAGGATCTGCCTGTGATTGAGTCGGAAATCAACAAGCTGGCTGAGGCTGATCTGAACGTCAATGTGAAATTTAACTATACCTCCTGGACAGACTGGGACCAAAAATACAAATTGCTGCTGTCTTCCGGTCAACCGATTGATCTGATTTTTACCGCGGATTGGACGTTCTATCAGTCCTATGCGAAAAAAGGAGCGTTCCTGCCTCTGGATGAATTACTGCCTAAGGCAGCACCAACGCTCAAAGCTTATGTACCTGATGACATGTGGAACGCGGTAAAAGTCAATGAAAAGATCTATACTGTACCATCGACATGGACTGAATATGTTACTGAGGGTATTGCGTACCGTGAGGATTTGCGTGAGAAGTACAATCTGTCCAAACCGGAATCTCTGGAGACACTCGAAGCCTATCTGGAGGGTATCAAAGCCAATGAACCGAATATGATTCCAATCGCGGATAGCAATGCGAACCATACCCATGGTATTCGACAATTGACATCCAAGCTGGTGAATACGGCAGGTCAGCTCCCTTATGGTCTGGACATCATGTATGACACACCATCCAATATCACTTCCTATTGGGGGTCTGCACAGCATCTGGAGGACCTGAAAACGTACAAACGCTGGATGGACAAAGGCTTTTTTCCGAAAAACGTGCTGAATGTAAAGGATACGTCCAACTCATTACTGCAAAATGGCAAATCGGCTGTTGTACTGTCGGGTGAGAACCCGAACAAATTTAATGCGGATGTGATCAAGGTCCAGTCCACTCACCCGGATTGGAAGCTCGGTTATTTCCCTTACCCGAATGCCAAAGGATTTGCACAACCAGTTCACCCGATTCACAATGGTTTTGCAATTCCACGCAGCAGCAAAAACCCGGAGAAAGCACTTGCATTCTATGAAAAACTGGTTACCGACAAACGTTACAACTGGCTTACCGAATATGGTGTGGAAGGCAAGAACTTTGAAGTTCAAGACGGTTATTATAAAATGGTGGGCGATGCCCAGACCAATGGATTTCCGCGCGAAGGCATGAATGGTTGGGCTTGGCGTAATCCGGAATTCATGCTCTATGATAAGAGCTTTGATGACGTACTGGCTATTTTCAAAGAGCTGGACAAAATGAAAAAGCCGGATATCTTTACTGGATTTGCTGAGGATTGGACGCCATACCAAGCTGAGAAAGCTGCACTGGAGCAGGTAGAGAAGCAGTATCTCTATCCGTTAAATGTGGGATTGGTGGAGGATGTAGAAGCGGGTCTGAATACATTTATGGAAAAAGCCAAACAGGCAGGCCTTGAGAAGATTCAGACCGAGTATACCAAGCAGTGGCAGGATTACTTGAAGTCGGCTGGTATTCAATAG
- a CDS encoding glycosyltransferase family 2 protein, whose product MLDAIFVTMQVLLALLAVYQFTFSLFGLIKKKKKKHYPATKSFAVLVAAHNEEQVIGALMENLKQLDYPEYLYDVFVICDNCTDGTAQIVRQHGLNACVRTNADLRGKGYAIEWMLKYLWKLPRQYDAVVMFDADNLVDRNFLLEMNDDLCNGSRVIQGYIDTKNPEDSWITAAYGVSYWYINRLWQLSRHNLNMANFLGGTGMCFETNLLKEIGWGATSLVEDLEFTMRSVQRNVYPVFNYDAKVFDEKPLTFKASARQRLRWMQGHFTVARRYFFPLLWQSIKERSLVKFDLAVYGANVYVVLLTFLMTAVLWVDTAIFSGPHIANIYGYFPLWVGFVAIGLNVLTFLLSMALEKVTFAKVYLYLILFPIYLLSWYPITFYAFFTQNNKQWSHTQHTRVVRLDEVQSKQG is encoded by the coding sequence ATGTTGGACGCTATATTCGTCACGATGCAGGTCCTTCTGGCACTGCTAGCCGTGTACCAATTCACGTTTTCGCTGTTCGGTCTGATTAAGAAAAAGAAAAAGAAACATTATCCGGCGACAAAATCATTCGCTGTACTCGTCGCAGCACACAATGAGGAACAAGTTATTGGTGCTTTGATGGAGAACTTGAAACAACTGGATTACCCGGAATATCTGTACGATGTGTTTGTCATTTGTGACAACTGTACGGATGGAACGGCTCAAATTGTAAGACAGCATGGATTAAATGCTTGTGTACGTACGAATGCTGATCTCAGAGGTAAAGGGTATGCCATTGAATGGATGCTTAAATACTTGTGGAAATTGCCACGTCAGTATGACGCAGTTGTCATGTTTGACGCGGATAACCTGGTTGACCGTAACTTCTTGCTTGAGATGAATGACGACTTGTGCAATGGTTCGCGTGTAATTCAAGGATACATTGATACCAAGAATCCGGAGGATTCCTGGATCACTGCAGCATATGGTGTATCTTACTGGTACATCAACCGTCTGTGGCAGTTGTCCCGTCATAATTTGAATATGGCGAATTTCCTCGGAGGTACTGGAATGTGCTTCGAGACCAACCTGCTCAAGGAAATTGGCTGGGGCGCTACAAGTCTGGTTGAGGATTTGGAGTTTACGATGCGCAGTGTTCAGCGTAATGTATATCCTGTCTTTAACTATGATGCCAAAGTATTTGATGAGAAGCCGTTAACCTTTAAAGCTTCAGCAAGACAACGTCTTCGCTGGATGCAAGGTCACTTTACGGTTGCGCGTAGATATTTCTTCCCGCTGCTGTGGCAGAGTATCAAGGAAAGAAGCTTGGTGAAGTTTGACCTTGCTGTGTATGGAGCAAACGTGTACGTTGTTTTGCTTACGTTCCTGATGACTGCTGTCCTGTGGGTGGATACAGCGATATTCAGTGGTCCACATATCGCAAACATATACGGATACTTCCCGCTTTGGGTAGGGTTCGTAGCGATTGGTCTGAATGTCCTGACATTCTTGTTGTCCATGGCGCTGGAAAAGGTTACTTTTGCCAAAGTGTATCTGTACCTGATCTTGTTCCCGATTTACCTTCTTTCATGGTATCCAATTACGTTCTACGCGTTCTTCACGCAGAACAACAAACAATGGAGCCATACTCAACATACACGTGTTGTACGTTTGGATGAGGTGCAGAGTAAGCAGGGATAA
- a CDS encoding AraC family transcriptional regulator, producing the protein MRKRSEDSQKVFARILIGIIVSTVATLLVASTILYVNYNRIALRQVYRTDMNGLTQTSREVSKMTETAKSLSYQIYQDYTISALLLYSNPSIYEITSAMEQLDNYRMSLPFIESIYVYNSKNDEFFISSNEVRNGQQSISEIDDQGITSILDRFHDYKPFVPIPRTYQVGSTEETQVSSYTYLCYDTINDNATLNYAVVVNIKDDWLSPNMNSADQPGKTFIINEQGQLLSDFSNRALMKDLSNETFMQPILENTEQSAYFTAEVDGIKSLITYTAPDNLGWRYVRITPYDLITSDIRNMRTHTVLFCIGLLIAGVLLSYLVSRKLYHPIDKVLVRMRVMEAERRGSLHLLRQDFLRGALQGRETVSGGMLEDRMKFYGSSVDVHRLTRLVLLRIDHFTDFSDTYRDEVQLIKYAMINICTETADLYYHTEAVDMGSDLITLIFNDKVQDEADDEYCPIEDLLRMMQAAVMTHLRCSISFTIGPVEDSLENSIASYTRSAEASLHRLFMGPGCLIYTSDIMAYHAKEYAFPVGKERQLIDYLMTGKTGEAKQVYADIVSETATYPFTVFQLALSHLTMTLNHVRNTLKKNNQLTLESISDRSMLPIHDAEDLSEVHAHFYRMFDELGSKVEEKRTLKHEELIRKINCIIERDYADTNLCLTSIADELAMSPIYVSRLYKQLTLKGLTDVINETRIAKAQFLLIETENSVADIAEQTGFTNSSYFYRMFKKFNGVTPNDYRRKELHSEL; encoded by the coding sequence ATGCGCAAACGTTCAGAGGACAGCCAGAAAGTGTTTGCACGGATTCTCATCGGCATTATTGTTAGCACTGTTGCCACCTTGCTTGTGGCTTCTACCATTTTGTACGTCAACTATAATCGTATTGCCCTTCGTCAGGTCTACCGAACCGATATGAACGGTCTTACCCAGACCAGTCGGGAAGTCTCCAAGATGACCGAGACCGCCAAATCACTGTCTTATCAGATTTATCAGGATTACACCATCTCTGCCCTGCTGCTCTATTCAAATCCGAGTATCTATGAAATTACGTCAGCGATGGAACAACTCGACAACTATCGCATGTCCCTCCCTTTTATCGAATCCATCTATGTATATAACTCCAAAAATGATGAGTTCTTTATCAGCTCCAATGAGGTTCGAAATGGACAACAGTCCATCTCGGAAATTGACGATCAAGGAATTACAAGTATCCTCGACCGTTTCCATGATTACAAACCTTTTGTCCCCATTCCGCGTACATACCAAGTTGGCTCCACCGAGGAAACTCAAGTCAGCAGTTATACGTACCTCTGTTACGACACGATCAATGACAATGCTACACTGAATTATGCTGTTGTCGTAAATATTAAGGACGACTGGCTCAGTCCCAATATGAACTCAGCTGATCAGCCAGGGAAAACGTTTATTATCAATGAACAGGGACAGTTATTGTCCGATTTCAGCAATCGTGCGCTAATGAAAGATTTGTCCAATGAAACGTTTATGCAGCCAATCCTAGAAAACACGGAGCAGTCCGCCTATTTTACGGCAGAGGTTGATGGAATAAAGTCACTCATTACCTACACTGCTCCTGATAACCTGGGGTGGCGCTATGTAAGAATAACGCCTTATGACCTAATCACCTCAGATATTCGTAATATGCGAACTCACACCGTTCTGTTTTGTATTGGGCTATTAATTGCGGGAGTGCTCTTATCCTACCTCGTGTCCCGGAAGCTATATCATCCCATTGATAAAGTGCTTGTCCGTATGCGTGTGATGGAAGCGGAGCGTCGTGGCAGTCTGCACCTATTACGACAGGATTTTCTGCGTGGGGCTTTGCAAGGACGTGAAACGGTATCGGGAGGCATGCTGGAGGACAGAATGAAGTTCTACGGCTCTTCTGTGGATGTTCATCGTCTAACAAGACTGGTACTGCTTCGTATTGATCATTTTACCGATTTCAGCGATACCTACAGGGATGAAGTCCAACTTATAAAATACGCGATGATAAACATTTGCACGGAAACGGCTGACCTTTACTACCACACCGAAGCTGTGGATATGGGCAGCGATCTGATCACACTTATCTTTAATGATAAAGTTCAGGATGAAGCTGATGATGAGTATTGCCCCATTGAGGACCTGCTGCGCATGATGCAGGCTGCCGTGATGACACATCTAAGATGTTCCATTTCATTTACCATCGGGCCAGTGGAAGATTCACTGGAAAACAGTATTGCTTCTTATACTCGATCAGCAGAAGCTTCTCTTCATCGTTTGTTCATGGGTCCTGGATGCCTGATTTACACCTCGGACATCATGGCGTACCATGCCAAAGAATATGCTTTCCCTGTTGGAAAAGAGAGACAGTTGATTGATTACCTGATGACAGGCAAGACAGGCGAAGCCAAACAGGTCTATGCAGACATCGTGAGCGAAACGGCAACATATCCATTTACCGTATTTCAACTGGCTCTGTCCCATCTGACCATGACTCTGAATCATGTGAGAAACACACTCAAAAAGAACAACCAGCTTACACTTGAATCCATCTCCGACCGTTCGATGCTGCCGATTCATGATGCCGAGGATCTCAGTGAAGTTCACGCCCACTTCTATCGCATGTTTGATGAGCTTGGATCCAAAGTTGAGGAGAAAAGAACGCTTAAACATGAAGAACTCATTCGCAAAATTAACTGCATTATTGAACGAGATTACGCAGACACCAATCTTTGTCTGACCTCGATTGCAGATGAACTAGCCATGTCACCCATCTATGTCAGCAGACTCTATAAACAACTAACGTTAAAAGGTCTAACCGATGTTATTAACGAGACCCGCATAGCCAAAGCGCAATTCCTGCTCATTGAGACGGAAAACTCTGTAGCTGATATTGCTGAGCAAACCGGGTTCACCAACAGTTCTTATTTCTATCGGATGTTTAAGAAATTCAACGGGGTTACTCCCAACGATTATCGACGTAAGGAGCTTCATTCGGAGCTTTAG
- a CDS encoding TIGR01212 family radical SAM protein (This family includes YhcC from E. coli K-12, an uncharacterized radical SAM protein.), producing the protein MNAPSIQPPLLWGDKRFHTWNYEMRDEFNNKVFKVMLDAGFTCPNRDGSIAKGGCTFCSARGSGDFAGSRRDDLVTQFNTIRDKQHLKWPTAHYIGYFQAYTNTYAPVEELREYFEEILKQPGVVGLSIATRPDCLPDDVVDYLAELNERTYLWVEMGLQTIHESTSTLINRAHDTQCYEEAVAKLRKRNIRVCTHIIYGLPQETHEMMLDTGRAVANMDVQGIKIHLLHLMRKTPMVKQYEAGLLRFLEQDEYIKLIVDTLEMLPPEMIVHRLTGDAPRDLLIGPMWSMNKWEVLNSIDRELRERDSWQGKYWRGA; encoded by the coding sequence ATGAATGCACCTTCAATACAACCTCCTCTTCTGTGGGGAGATAAACGATTCCATACCTGGAATTACGAAATGAGAGACGAATTTAACAATAAGGTTTTCAAAGTGATGCTGGATGCAGGTTTCACCTGCCCGAACCGAGATGGATCTATCGCCAAAGGAGGCTGTACATTTTGCAGCGCTCGTGGATCGGGTGATTTCGCCGGTAGCAGACGCGATGATCTGGTCACCCAATTTAATACCATTCGGGATAAACAGCATCTGAAATGGCCGACAGCTCACTACATTGGCTATTTCCAAGCCTATACCAACACATACGCACCCGTTGAAGAACTGCGTGAATACTTTGAAGAAATCTTGAAGCAGCCCGGTGTCGTGGGACTGTCCATCGCCACTCGCCCTGACTGTTTACCGGATGACGTCGTTGATTACTTGGCTGAATTGAATGAACGCACCTACCTATGGGTTGAGATGGGTCTGCAAACCATTCACGAGTCCACGTCAACCCTAATTAACCGTGCGCATGATACGCAGTGTTATGAGGAAGCCGTTGCGAAGTTACGCAAACGGAATATTCGGGTGTGTACACATATTATTTACGGACTGCCTCAGGAAACCCATGAAATGATGCTGGATACCGGACGGGCTGTTGCCAACATGGATGTGCAGGGAATCAAAATTCATCTACTTCATCTGATGCGCAAAACGCCAATGGTGAAGCAGTATGAAGCCGGGCTCCTTCGTTTCCTGGAACAAGACGAGTACATTAAACTCATCGTCGATACGCTGGAGATGCTTCCACCGGAAATGATTGTACACCGTCTTACAGGTGATGCACCGCGTGATTTGCTGATTGGGCCAATGTGGTCCATGAACAAATGGGAAGTTTTGAATTCGATTGATCGTGAGCTGCGTGAGCGGGATTCCTGGCAAGGTAAATACTGGAGGGGTGCTTAA
- a CDS encoding phosphatase PAP2 family protein: protein MSRLFVKFQEYDRNVFMWINGRLHNRFMNFWLYYFTHLGGATSSIAVSLLIWLLAPAPWSTTGLQACIALAVSHIPVAIAKKLYPRIRPYLALPDTITFRNPLTDHSFPSGHTTAVFSVTVPFMTMEPFLLLLLLPVALIVGFSRIYLGLHYPSDVLAGATIGTLVALATVALWT, encoded by the coding sequence ATGAGCCGTTTATTCGTAAAGTTTCAAGAGTATGATCGAAATGTATTTATGTGGATTAATGGTCGACTTCATAATCGATTTATGAACTTTTGGCTGTATTATTTCACCCATCTGGGCGGAGCAACATCTTCTATTGCAGTATCCTTACTAATCTGGCTGCTGGCTCCCGCTCCTTGGAGTACAACAGGACTTCAGGCATGCATCGCTCTAGCGGTTAGCCACATTCCCGTAGCAATCGCCAAAAAACTGTATCCGCGCATTCGGCCTTACCTGGCCTTACCGGATACGATTACGTTCCGCAATCCCCTGACGGACCATTCGTTCCCTTCAGGGCATACTACTGCCGTATTCTCGGTTACAGTCCCTTTTATGACGATGGAGCCGTTCCTGTTGCTGTTGTTACTCCCTGTTGCATTAATTGTCGGATTTTCACGAATTTACCTGGGATTACACTATCCCTCAGATGTTCTCGCAGGTGCTACGATCGGTACTTTAGTCGCACTTGCAACTGTTGCTTTATGGACATAA
- a CDS encoding carbohydrate ABC transporter permease produces the protein MILILSLICIIPFLLILSGSFSSNESIVRDGYHLFPTDFSLEGYKMVFKFPTQVLKAYGVTVFTTVVGTALGLFLITMAGFVLQRKDFKYRNAFSFFIYFTTLFGGGLVPWYIMLANYFNLTDTYTVLIFPGLMTPFLIILMKNFIRSAVPDELIESAKIDGANDFRIYFSVVLKLAMPGIATVGLFLALGYWNDWFTSSLFINNPDMYQLQFYLYNTMNTITFIDQMAIGTGITLSQDVPTESTKMAMAIVVTGPILFLYPFVQRYFVKGLTIGAVKG, from the coding sequence ATGATCCTGATTCTTTCCTTAATCTGTATCATTCCATTTCTTTTGATTTTATCCGGCTCATTCAGCAGCAACGAATCGATTGTAAGAGATGGGTATCACCTCTTTCCCACCGATTTTTCCTTGGAAGGTTACAAGATGGTGTTCAAATTTCCGACCCAGGTGCTTAAAGCTTATGGCGTGACGGTATTTACAACCGTTGTGGGTACGGCCCTTGGACTATTTCTCATTACGATGGCGGGATTTGTACTGCAACGCAAAGATTTCAAGTACCGGAACGCCTTCTCATTTTTCATCTACTTTACAACCCTCTTTGGTGGGGGATTGGTTCCTTGGTACATCATGCTGGCAAATTATTTCAATCTTACGGACACGTATACGGTGTTGATTTTTCCGGGATTGATGACGCCTTTTCTCATTATCCTGATGAAAAACTTCATTCGTTCAGCCGTTCCGGATGAGCTGATTGAGTCAGCCAAAATCGATGGTGCGAATGATTTCCGCATTTACTTTAGCGTAGTACTGAAACTGGCGATGCCCGGCATTGCCACTGTAGGGTTATTTCTGGCACTGGGATACTGGAATGACTGGTTCACATCATCCTTGTTCATTAACAACCCGGATATGTACCAGCTGCAATTCTATTTGTATAACACCATGAACACGATTACCTTCATTGACCAGATGGCGATTGGTACCGGCATAACTCTTAGCCAGGATGTACCTACCGAATCGACCAAAATGGCGATGGCTATTGTGGTTACTGGACCCATTTTGTTCCTGTATCCATTTGTGCAGCGGTACTTTGTCAAGGGTCTTACCATTGGTGCGGTGAAAGGTTAG
- a CDS encoding MGDG synthase family glycosyltransferase codes for MEKKRVLLLSEGFGAGHTQAAYALSSSLRKLSPNVQTKVLELGSFLNPRVAPLIITAYKKTVINQPKLIGYVYRHQYKKSLNRLTTLALHKLFYTHTRSIVRQLRPNVIVCTHPIPSAVISRLKRLGVQVPLCTVITDYDAHGTWISPEVDLYLVSTDEVKSKLMLRGVSLDKIRVTGIPIHPNFWEHPGRDEIRGKFNLKNMPTVLVMGGGWGMLSDEVVNQLLTRWHEDVQIIFCLGRNDKSRISMEQNPLYKKDNIHIIGYTNEVDKLMEVSDLLITKPGGMTCSEGLAKGIPMLFHNPIPGQEEENVQYFTARGLGEPITSLDVVVKWMNKLLHNYPDIVRKRKRHMAQIAKYHPMQSAQSIIDLLDLRPYSADQARL; via the coding sequence GTGGAGAAAAAAAGAGTATTACTATTATCTGAAGGCTTTGGCGCTGGTCATACTCAAGCCGCTTATGCGCTGTCCAGCAGTTTGCGAAAACTTTCGCCGAATGTGCAAACCAAAGTGCTTGAGTTGGGGAGTTTTCTGAACCCCAGAGTTGCGCCACTCATCATTACAGCGTACAAAAAAACGGTCATTAACCAGCCCAAGCTCATCGGGTATGTATACAGGCACCAATATAAAAAATCCTTGAACCGGCTGACTACACTCGCGTTGCATAAACTGTTTTATACCCATACACGCAGTATTGTCCGTCAGCTTCGTCCGAATGTTATTGTATGCACCCACCCTATTCCCAGTGCTGTCATATCCAGACTGAAACGTCTGGGTGTGCAGGTTCCACTTTGTACAGTCATTACCGATTATGACGCGCACGGGACGTGGATTAGCCCTGAAGTGGATCTGTATCTTGTTTCTACAGATGAGGTAAAGTCCAAATTAATGCTGCGGGGTGTATCTTTAGACAAAATTCGCGTTACCGGCATTCCGATCCACCCCAACTTCTGGGAACATCCCGGGCGGGACGAGATCCGAGGAAAATTCAATTTGAAGAACATGCCTACTGTGCTTGTGATGGGCGGTGGTTGGGGAATGCTTAGTGATGAAGTAGTTAACCAATTATTGACACGCTGGCATGAGGATGTTCAGATTATTTTCTGCCTTGGCCGCAATGACAAAAGCCGAATCAGCATGGAACAAAATCCGTTGTATAAAAAAGATAATATCCATATCATCGGGTACACCAATGAAGTGGACAAATTAATGGAAGTATCTGATCTCCTGATCACCAAGCCGGGTGGAATGACATGCAGTGAAGGGTTGGCAAAGGGAATCCCCATGCTGTTCCATAATCCCATACCGGGTCAGGAAGAAGAAAATGTTCAGTATTTCACCGCACGAGGTTTGGGGGAGCCCATTACTTCCCTTGATGTTGTTGTGAAATGGATGAATAAACTGCTTCATAACTACCCTGACATTGTTCGCAAACGCAAACGCCACATGGCGCAGATTGCCAAGTATCACCCAATGCAAAGCGCACAAAGTATTATCGACCTTCTGGATCTGCGTCCCTACTCGGCAGACCAAGCCAGACTGTAA